In Juglans microcarpa x Juglans regia isolate MS1-56 chromosome 8D, Jm3101_v1.0, whole genome shotgun sequence, the following are encoded in one genomic region:
- the LOC121242068 gene encoding ABC transporter G family member 22-like isoform X2: MEVKKEHILEPYGSFEGIDHEAATTPWTVKDAIIVPQRKSCSKISSVAQDDKDEAGISRMKSFDKNLESPVGKKIRKAKSLSAQFLVNIDELINNVPGSYDQTCSVLSRASSNGLGYSFPLAGATMPSENFPDVLRLQSPNCNQDGENGQSEPDHEDEPDSLRWKQINSEPVLPIYIKFQDVKYKVSVKGVKRSGSEKYILHGITGSINPGEVLALMGPSGGGKTSLLSLLSGRVKFSSGTITYNDQPYTKSLKTRCQDTLIGGKFVRGISGGERKRVCIGNEILLNPSLLFLDEPTSGLDSTTALRIGQILNNIAKAGKAVVTTIHQPSSRLFHKFDRLILLSRGSSLYFGKASEAMMYFSSIGCNPLIAMNPSEFLIDLASGNIKDKSVPSELEDKFLQGSKRFEKKNGGPSSVDVQEFLVEAYEVRLAKIEERKLQKPVIIQSEPDIEGRSNSREWGATWWEQFSILFSRGLKERRHEYLSCMRVTQVISTAVIIGLLWWHSDASTPKRLQDQAGLLFFVSVFWGFFPLFNAIFTFPQERAMLAKERSVGMYKLSAYFLGRTTSDLPLDLLLPIVFLLIVYFMVGLKLNFASFSLTMLTVFLSVVAAQGLGLTIGAAFMDVKKATTVASIIVMAFMLSAGFFIQKVPLFMVWVRYISFNYHTYRLLLKIQYGCPAPTSGSSSCESPFIRGLRLGEGETEVGALMAMVVVYRLLAYLLLRRITKT, translated from the exons ATGGAGGTAAAGAAGGAACATATATTGGAGCCGTATGGGAGTTTTGAGGGGATAGATCATGAAGCTGCAACCACACCTTGGACTGTGAAGGATGCCATTATCGTACCCCAAAGAAAATCTTGCAGCAAAATCTCAAGTGTAGCTCAAGATGACAAAGATGAGGCTGGAATTAGTAGAATGAAAAGCTTTGATAAAAATTTGGAATCCCCAGTTGGGAAAAAAATTCGCAAGGCAAAGTCACTGAGTGCTCAGTTCTTAGTCAATATAGATGAACTCATAAACAATGTTCCAGGAAGCTATGATCAGACATGTTCCGTTCTCAGCAGGGCTTCAAGCAATGGTTTAGGCTATTCTTTCCCGCTTGCTGGTGCCACAATGCCTTCAGAGAACTTTCCAGATGTCTTGAGACTTCAAAGTCCAAATTGCA ATCAAGATGGTGAAAATGGACAATCTGAGCCTGATCATGAAGATGAACCAGATTCACTCAGGTGGAAGCAAATAAATAGTGAACCTGTCCTACCAATATATATCAAG TTCCAGGATGTGAAGTATAAGGTATCAGTGAAAGGTGTAAAAAGGTCAGGTTCAGAGAAGTATATATTGCATGGAATCACCGGCTCAATAAATCCTGGAGAGGTACTTGCACTAATGGGACCATCAGGAGGTGGCAAAAcatctcttctttctcttcttagtGGAAGAGTCAAATTTAGCAGTGGTACCATCACTTACAATGACCAACCATACACAAAGTCTCTAAAAACGAG GTGCCAAGATACCTTAATTGGTGGCAAATTTGTAAGAGGGATTTCTGGgggtgagagaaagagagtttgcATTGGCAATGAAATCCTTCTCAACCCATCCCTACTCTTCTTGGATGAACCAACATCTGGTCTTGATTCAACAACTGCACTCCGGATTGGTCAGATACTTAATAACATTGCGAAG GCTGGCAAGGCAGTGGTGACCACAATACATCAGCCATCAAGCAGGCTCTTTCACAAGTTTGATAGACTTATTCTCTTGAGCAGAGGAAGCTCCTTGTACTTCGGAAAAGCCTCTGAAGCAATGATGTATTTCTCCTCCATTGGTTGCAATCCACTTATTGCTATGAACCCATCAGAGTTTCTTATTGATCTTGCAAGTGGGAATATAAAAGACAAATCAGTTCCATCAGAGCTGGAAGATAAGTTCTTACAAGGAAgcaaaagatttgaaaaaaaaaatggaggaccTTCCTCAGTTGATGTCCAAGAG TTTCTTGTGGAGGCCTACGAAGTAAGGCTCGCAAAAATAGAGGAAAGAAAGCTCCAAAAACCTGTGATAATACAGAGCGAGCCAGACATAGAGGGCAGGTCAAATTCAAGGGAATGGGGAGCAACTTGGTGGGAACAGTTCTCAATTCTTTTCAGTAGGGGCCTTAAAGAAAGACGCCATGAATACCTAAGCTGTATGCGCGTAACGCAAGTTATTTCTACTGCAGTAATCATTGGGCTGCTTTGGTGGCATTCAGATGCTTCAACTCCTAAACGACTTCAAGATCAG GCAGGGCTGTTGTTCTTCGTTTCAGTATTTTGGGGCTTCTTTCCTTTATTCAATGCCATATTCACATTCCCACAAGAAAGAGCTATGCTTGCTAAAGAGAGATCAGTTGGGATGTATAAACTCAGTGCTTACTTTTTAGGCAGAACCACTAGTGATCTTCCTTTGGATCTCCTACTGCCTATAGTGTTTCTTCTAATAGTTTATTTCATGGTGGGATTGAAGCTTAACTTTGCATCATTTTCTCTAACCATGCTTACAGTTTTCCTCAGTGTCGTGGCTGCTCAG GGTCTTGGACTGACCATAGGAGCAGCATTTATGGATGTGAAGAAAGCCACAACAGTAGCTTCCATCATAGTTATGGCCTTCATGTTATCTGCTGGATTCTTTATCCAG AAAGTCCCATTATTCATGGTGTGGGTACGCTACATCTCATTCAACTATCACACATATAGGTTGCTCCTAAAAATACAGTACGGATGCCCAGCTCCAACTTCTGGATCAAGTTCTTGCGAGTCTCCTTTCATCAGAGGATTAAGACTGGGTGAAGGTGAAACAGAAGTCGGGGCTCTGATGGCCATGGTCGTTGTGTATAGGCTACTTGCCTACTTACTCCTAAGGAGAATAACCAAGACATAG
- the LOC121242068 gene encoding ABC transporter G family member 22-like isoform X1 yields MEVKKEHILEPYGSFEGIDHEAATTPWTVKDAIIVPQRKSCSKISSVAQDDKDEAGISRMKSFDKNLESPVGKKIRKAKSLSAQFLVNIDELINNVPGSYDQTCSVLSRASSNGLGYSFPLAGATMPSENFPDVLRLQSPNCNQDGENGQSEPDHEDEPDSLRWKQINSEPVLPIYIKFQDVKYKVSVKGVKRSGSEKYILHGITGSINPGEVLALMGPSGGGKTSLLSLLSGRVKFSSGTITYNDQPYTKSLKTRIGFVLQDDVVFPHLTVKETLTYAALLRLSSTLTREQKKERAMNVISELGLERCQDTLIGGKFVRGISGGERKRVCIGNEILLNPSLLFLDEPTSGLDSTTALRIGQILNNIAKAGKAVVTTIHQPSSRLFHKFDRLILLSRGSSLYFGKASEAMMYFSSIGCNPLIAMNPSEFLIDLASGNIKDKSVPSELEDKFLQGSKRFEKKNGGPSSVDVQEFLVEAYEVRLAKIEERKLQKPVIIQSEPDIEGRSNSREWGATWWEQFSILFSRGLKERRHEYLSCMRVTQVISTAVIIGLLWWHSDASTPKRLQDQAGLLFFVSVFWGFFPLFNAIFTFPQERAMLAKERSVGMYKLSAYFLGRTTSDLPLDLLLPIVFLLIVYFMVGLKLNFASFSLTMLTVFLSVVAAQGLGLTIGAAFMDVKKATTVASIIVMAFMLSAGFFIQKVPLFMVWVRYISFNYHTYRLLLKIQYGCPAPTSGSSSCESPFIRGLRLGEGETEVGALMAMVVVYRLLAYLLLRRITKT; encoded by the exons ATGGAGGTAAAGAAGGAACATATATTGGAGCCGTATGGGAGTTTTGAGGGGATAGATCATGAAGCTGCAACCACACCTTGGACTGTGAAGGATGCCATTATCGTACCCCAAAGAAAATCTTGCAGCAAAATCTCAAGTGTAGCTCAAGATGACAAAGATGAGGCTGGAATTAGTAGAATGAAAAGCTTTGATAAAAATTTGGAATCCCCAGTTGGGAAAAAAATTCGCAAGGCAAAGTCACTGAGTGCTCAGTTCTTAGTCAATATAGATGAACTCATAAACAATGTTCCAGGAAGCTATGATCAGACATGTTCCGTTCTCAGCAGGGCTTCAAGCAATGGTTTAGGCTATTCTTTCCCGCTTGCTGGTGCCACAATGCCTTCAGAGAACTTTCCAGATGTCTTGAGACTTCAAAGTCCAAATTGCA ATCAAGATGGTGAAAATGGACAATCTGAGCCTGATCATGAAGATGAACCAGATTCACTCAGGTGGAAGCAAATAAATAGTGAACCTGTCCTACCAATATATATCAAG TTCCAGGATGTGAAGTATAAGGTATCAGTGAAAGGTGTAAAAAGGTCAGGTTCAGAGAAGTATATATTGCATGGAATCACCGGCTCAATAAATCCTGGAGAGGTACTTGCACTAATGGGACCATCAGGAGGTGGCAAAAcatctcttctttctcttcttagtGGAAGAGTCAAATTTAGCAGTGGTACCATCACTTACAATGACCAACCATACACAAAGTCTCTAAAAACGAG GATTGGGTTTGTGTTGCAAGACGATGTAGTGTTTCCCCACCTCACAGTCAAAGAAACACTAACTTATGCTGCTCTGCTCCGTCTTTCAAGTACCTTAACTAGAGaacagaagaaagaaagggCAATGAATGTTATCAGCGAGCTAGGCCTTGAAAG GTGCCAAGATACCTTAATTGGTGGCAAATTTGTAAGAGGGATTTCTGGgggtgagagaaagagagtttgcATTGGCAATGAAATCCTTCTCAACCCATCCCTACTCTTCTTGGATGAACCAACATCTGGTCTTGATTCAACAACTGCACTCCGGATTGGTCAGATACTTAATAACATTGCGAAG GCTGGCAAGGCAGTGGTGACCACAATACATCAGCCATCAAGCAGGCTCTTTCACAAGTTTGATAGACTTATTCTCTTGAGCAGAGGAAGCTCCTTGTACTTCGGAAAAGCCTCTGAAGCAATGATGTATTTCTCCTCCATTGGTTGCAATCCACTTATTGCTATGAACCCATCAGAGTTTCTTATTGATCTTGCAAGTGGGAATATAAAAGACAAATCAGTTCCATCAGAGCTGGAAGATAAGTTCTTACAAGGAAgcaaaagatttgaaaaaaaaaatggaggaccTTCCTCAGTTGATGTCCAAGAG TTTCTTGTGGAGGCCTACGAAGTAAGGCTCGCAAAAATAGAGGAAAGAAAGCTCCAAAAACCTGTGATAATACAGAGCGAGCCAGACATAGAGGGCAGGTCAAATTCAAGGGAATGGGGAGCAACTTGGTGGGAACAGTTCTCAATTCTTTTCAGTAGGGGCCTTAAAGAAAGACGCCATGAATACCTAAGCTGTATGCGCGTAACGCAAGTTATTTCTACTGCAGTAATCATTGGGCTGCTTTGGTGGCATTCAGATGCTTCAACTCCTAAACGACTTCAAGATCAG GCAGGGCTGTTGTTCTTCGTTTCAGTATTTTGGGGCTTCTTTCCTTTATTCAATGCCATATTCACATTCCCACAAGAAAGAGCTATGCTTGCTAAAGAGAGATCAGTTGGGATGTATAAACTCAGTGCTTACTTTTTAGGCAGAACCACTAGTGATCTTCCTTTGGATCTCCTACTGCCTATAGTGTTTCTTCTAATAGTTTATTTCATGGTGGGATTGAAGCTTAACTTTGCATCATTTTCTCTAACCATGCTTACAGTTTTCCTCAGTGTCGTGGCTGCTCAG GGTCTTGGACTGACCATAGGAGCAGCATTTATGGATGTGAAGAAAGCCACAACAGTAGCTTCCATCATAGTTATGGCCTTCATGTTATCTGCTGGATTCTTTATCCAG AAAGTCCCATTATTCATGGTGTGGGTACGCTACATCTCATTCAACTATCACACATATAGGTTGCTCCTAAAAATACAGTACGGATGCCCAGCTCCAACTTCTGGATCAAGTTCTTGCGAGTCTCCTTTCATCAGAGGATTAAGACTGGGTGAAGGTGAAACAGAAGTCGGGGCTCTGATGGCCATGGTCGTTGTGTATAGGCTACTTGCCTACTTACTCCTAAGGAGAATAACCAAGACATAG